The Vanessa tameamea isolate UH-Manoa-2023 chromosome 2, ilVanTame1 primary haplotype, whole genome shotgun sequence genome has a segment encoding these proteins:
- the LOC113403591 gene encoding uncharacterized protein LOC113403591 encodes MEKRNFFCQAFADDVVLVFAGDTALEIEGQAGAALSFAHEWGVANKLKFAPQKTCAMVMTNKLKYDTPRLSMAGVDIGMSDEIKILGLTIDKKLTFNKHVANICVKGTDIYKRLSKAARVSWGLHPEIIRLIYKAAVEPIITYAAAAWAPAAGKLGVQKHLNAVQRGFAQKLCKSYRTVSLNAALVLAGILPLDLRVKEAAALYEARRGSSRLVLGDRETERAAGFADAPHPAMQMDLEIRSLSDQNQVDQNNVQQVRIFTDGSKIDGRVGAALSLWNNEVETKAVKLSLPAYCTVYQAELLAICRATGEILKSGGSSFGLYSDSRAALETVTGQWNLHPLAVEIRRNLHRALVQSKIVSLFWIKAHAGLPGNERADCLAKEAALSSRRKPDYDQVPVSFVKRNIREKTLDEWNRRYQSGGTASVTRAFFPDAVKAYKMIRNIKPQGYLTQMLTGHGGFSDYLFRFKCRESPSCLCDPQAVESTLHCLLECPIHQNDRFNLEQKTGVKLDKSNLPDLIDNKEHSTDFMRYCEKICKISPDLNQKLLELGETPVGRGVDSHERAVLYDGGHAPSAFGDPIDRRGAGDSGSDDGNHSLVVGYPVVP; translated from the exons ATGGAGAAAAGAAATTTTTTCTGCCAGGCGTTCGCGGATGACGTCGTATTAGTTTTTGCGGGAGACACCGCTTTAGAGATAGAGGGACAGGCCGGAGCCGCCCTGAGCTTTGCTCACGAATGGGGTGttgcgaataaattaaaattcgcaCCACAAAAGACCTGCGCCATGGTAatgacgaataaattaaaatatgacacCCCACGTTTGAGCATGGCCGGGGTGGATATCGGAATGTCCGACGAGATAAAGATCCTGGGGCTCACGATAGATAAAAAGCTTACCTTTAACAAACACGTCGCGAATATATGTGTCAAAGGCACAGACATATATAAAAGATTGTCGAAAGCCGCGAGAGTGAGCTGGGGTCTGCACCCAGAAATAATTAGGCTTATATACAAAGCAGCAGTAGAACCGATAATTACATACGCAGCAGCGGCGTGGGCGCCTGCGGCGGGAAAACTTGGGGTGCAAAAACATCTAAACGCGGTTCAGAGAGGTTTCGCCCAGAAGCTCTGTAAATCCTACCGCACAGTCTCCCTGAACGCGGCACTAGTACTGGCCGGGATACTGCCTCTTGACCTAAGAGTAAAGGAAGCAGCCGCCCTTTACGAGGCACGGAGAGGGTCATCCCGTTTAGTGCTGGGCGATCGAGAGACCGAACGAGCGGCTGGATTTGCGGACGCTCCTCACCCGGCGATGCAGATGGACCTGGAGATCCGAAGTCTCTCAGACCAGAACCAGGTAGACCAAAACAATGTGCAGCAGGTGCGAATCTTCACCGACGGGAGCAAGATTGACGGCCGGGTCGGGGCCGCATTATCCTTATGGAATAATGAGGTCGAGACCAAGGCGGTCAAACTCAGCCTACCCGCGTACTGCACAGTCTACCAGGCGGAACTCCTGGCCATCTGCAGAGCCACAGGCGAAATCCTCAAAAGCGGTGGGAGTTCCTTTGGTCTGTACAGTGACTCCAGAGCAGCGCTGGAGACTGTAACGGGCCAATGGAATCTTCACCCGTTAGCGGTGGAGATCAGACGCAACTTACATCGGGCTTTGGTACAAAGCAAGATAGTATCCTTGTTTTGGATCAAAGCCCACGCGGGTCTCCCCGGTAATGAACGCGCAGACTGCCTGGCGAAGGAAGCAGCGCTCTCGAGCCGGAGAAAGCCGGACTACGACCAGGTTCCGGTTTCATTCGTCAAGAGGAACATTCGTGAGAAGACTCTCGATGAATGGAACCGGCGATACCAGTCGGGAGGGACGGCTTCCGTAACGAGAGCGTTCTTTCCGGACGCGGTAAAGGCGTACAAAATGATTCGGAACATTAAACCCCAGGGCTACCTGACGCAGATGCTCACGGGACATGGTGGATTCTCCGATTACTTGTTCCGGTTCAAGTGCAGAGAGAGTCCATCATGTCTATGCGATCCACAGGCGGTGGAGTCGACGCTGCATTGCCTGTTAGAGTGTCCTATTCATCAAAATGACAGATTTAATTTAGAACAAAAGACGGGGGTGAAACTAGATAAGAGTAACCTACCGGATttgattgacaataaagaacacaGTACCGATTTTATGCGCTACTGTGAGAAAATatgcaaaatt agccccgacctcaaccagaagttgctcgaactcggcgagactccggttgggagaggcgtagactcccacgaacgcGCTGTTCTGTACGATGGCGGCCACGCACCCTCTGCCTTTGGCGACCCAATCGATCGCAGGGGCGCCGGCGATAGCGGGAGCGACGATGGAaatcactccctcgtggtcggatacccagtcgtcccgtaa